Proteins encoded in a region of the Podarcis muralis chromosome 2, rPodMur119.hap1.1, whole genome shotgun sequence genome:
- the PCBD2 gene encoding pterin-4-alpha-carbinolamine dehydratase 2 isoform X3 — protein MTRVALQAEKMNHHPEWFNVYNKVQITLISHDCGGLTKRDVKLAQFIDKAAASV, from the exons ATGACTCGTGTTGCTCTTCAGGCCGAGAAGATGAATCACCACCCTGAGTGGTTTAATGTATACAATAAG GTCCAGATAACTCTCATTTCCCATGACTGCGGTGGACTGACGAAGCGAGATGTCAAGCTGGCTCAGTTTATTGACAAAGCTGCTGCATCTGTCTAA
- the PCBD2 gene encoding pterin-4-alpha-carbinolamine dehydratase 2 isoform X2 — protein sequence MLYFYRAFVRIAENLWRSSEDSGQAFGFMTRVALQAEKMNHHPEWFNVYNKVQITLISHDCGGLTKRDVKLAQFIDKAAASV from the exons atgctcTACTTTTATAGAGCTTTTGTAAGAATCGCTGAG aacttgtggagatccagtgaagattcaggacag GCTTTTGGCTTTATGACTCGTGTTGCTCTTCAGGCCGAGAAGATGAATCACCACCCTGAGTGGTTTAATGTATACAATAAG GTCCAGATAACTCTCATTTCCCATGACTGCGGTGGACTGACGAAGCGAGATGTCAAGCTGGCTCAGTTTATTGACAAAGCTGCTGCATCTGTCTAA
- the CATSPER3 gene encoding cation channel sperm-associated protein 3, with the protein MAEKIAVELPEEHQLIDQLSYEYFKSKSDVDVKHYVWGFRRKDTELYEFVETLFYHPLFKSVMISTITINAIFLAIETDYKVRYESHFFLEVADLIIVAMYTAEFLMNLYLDPINYWKDGYKRFDATVLFIAYLPYTINRSNPQMHHTAMMLKGFQSLRVLKLLFYSPGMMVLVAALVETAKNVIYVLVLLFLLMFIFAILGQGLYGDPDHGDTRNWGTLAAAFFTLFSLVTVDGWTDLQDELDAKKFVSSRTFTIVFILLGFFVFFNMFIAVVIMDIQGTTDEYEQKLKAERHAALMAKKQSILKRQQDEIKALLNQQKSTEYRTFDEMVESFKKTLFHTDPMILEDFCCSLPFIDLYLSSLDRQDATIYKLQKLYYEIVAVLTNMLQESDEKPLQSLQTRR; encoded by the exons ATGGCTGAAAAGATTGCTGTAGAGTTGCCTGAAGAACATCAGCTTATTGACCAGCTATCTTACGAGTATTTTAAGTCCAAATCTGATGTTGATGTGAAACACTATGTGTGGGGATTCAG gaGAAAAGACACTGAGCTATACGAGTTCGTTGAAACATTATTCTACCATCCTCTGTTCAAATCAGTTATGATCAGCACCATCACAATCAATGCAATATTTTTGGCCATAGAAACAGATTACAAAGTTCGCTATGAGTCACATTTTTTCCTGGAG GTAGCAGATCTGATTATTGTGGCCATGTATACAGCAGAGTTTCTGATGAACCTTTACCTGGATCCCATTAATTACTGGAAGGATGGTTATAAGCGATTTGATGCGACTGTCCTTTTCATTGCTTACCTCCCATACACCATTAATAGAAGCAACCCGCAAATGCACCATACTGCAATGATGCTCAAAGGATTCCAGTCACTCCGGGTTCTCAAACTCCTCTTCTACAGCCCAGGGATGATG GTCCTGGTGGCAGCCCTGGTCGAAACTGCCAAAAATGTGATCTACGTTCTCGTGCTGTTGTTCCTGCTCATGTTTATCTTTGCAATTCTGGGTCAAGGCTTGTATGGAGACCCCGACCACGGAGACACACGCAACTGGGGCACCCTAGCAGCTGCCTTTTTCACTCTTTTCAGTTTAGTGACG GTTGATGGCTGGACAGACTTGCAGGATGAACTGGATGCCAAAAAATTTGTTTCAAGCCGGACATTCACAATAGTGTTCATTCTCCTgggattttttgtgtttttcaatATGTTTATTGCAGTTGTTATCATGGATATTCAG GGGACAACTGATGAATATGAGCAAAAGCTTAAAGCAGAAAGGCATGCTGCTCTGATGGCAAAAAAGCAGTCCATTCTGAAAAGACAACAGGATGAAATAAAGGCATTACTGAATCAGCAG AAATCAACAGAATATCGAACCTTTGATGAAATGGTGGAAAGCTTCAAGAAAACCCTGTTTCACACAGATCCCATGATCTTAGAAGATTTTTGTTGCAGCCTGCCGTTCATCGATCTATATTTGTCATCTTTGGATCGTCAGGACGCCACAATTTATAA GCTGCAAAAATTATATTATGAAATCGTTGCTGTTTTGACTAATATGCTGCAAGAATCAGACGAAAAGCCTTTGCAGAGTCTGCAGACTCGTAGGTGA